In the genome of Fulvivirga maritima, one region contains:
- the mnmA gene encoding tRNA 2-thiouridine(34) synthase MnmA, which yields MKRVVVGMSGGVDSSVAAYLLKEQGYEVIGMFMKNWHDDTVTISNECPWLEDSNDAMIVAQKLGIPFQAIDLSKEYKERIVDYMFDEYQKGRTPNPDVLCNREIKFDIFLKAAKRLKADFIATGHYCRKGEVTDANGNTSYQLLAGKDKNKDQSYFLCQLTQEQLAQSLFPIGELEKPEVRRIAKEQDLVTADKKDSQGLCFIGKVRLPEFLQQKLEPKKGVVVEIDAEANNYASNPVNIPLNGAETDTLTKLSTSFTYNKDDGKVVGEHNGAHYYTIGQRKGLNIGGTPKPLFIIETDTEENVIYTGQGEDHPGLYRKGLKVATEDVHWVRPDLQLAVGESKDFDVRIRYRQNLEKGTLYMREDGLYVIFDTPQKAIAPGQFVVWYEDEELIGSGVIG from the coding sequence ATGAAAAGAGTAGTAGTAGGAATGTCCGGTGGTGTAGATAGTAGCGTAGCCGCATATCTGTTAAAAGAGCAAGGCTATGAAGTGATCGGGATGTTCATGAAAAACTGGCATGATGACACTGTAACCATTAGCAATGAATGCCCATGGTTAGAAGACAGTAATGATGCTATGATTGTAGCTCAAAAGCTAGGTATCCCCTTTCAGGCTATCGACTTGAGTAAGGAATATAAAGAGCGTATAGTTGATTATATGTTTGATGAATATCAGAAAGGCAGAACGCCTAACCCTGATGTGTTATGTAATCGTGAAATAAAATTCGATATTTTTCTTAAGGCTGCTAAGCGTTTGAAGGCTGATTTTATAGCCACAGGGCACTATTGCAGAAAAGGTGAAGTAACTGATGCTAATGGCAATACCAGCTACCAACTTCTGGCAGGAAAGGATAAAAATAAAGACCAAAGTTATTTCTTGTGCCAACTAACGCAGGAGCAACTGGCTCAATCTTTATTCCCAATAGGGGAACTAGAAAAGCCAGAAGTAAGAAGGATCGCTAAAGAACAGGATTTGGTTACTGCTGATAAGAAAGATAGTCAAGGACTTTGCTTTATAGGTAAGGTAAGGCTACCTGAGTTTTTACAACAGAAACTGGAGCCTAAAAAAGGCGTAGTAGTTGAAATAGATGCTGAAGCTAATAATTATGCCTCCAACCCGGTAAACATACCACTAAATGGAGCTGAAACAGATACGCTTACTAAGCTATCTACAAGCTTCACTTACAATAAAGATGACGGGAAAGTAGTGGGAGAACATAATGGAGCGCATTACTACACTATTGGCCAAAGAAAGGGATTGAACATTGGAGGTACGCCTAAACCTTTGTTCATTATAGAAACAGATACTGAAGAGAACGTGATTTATACCGGACAAGGTGAAGACCATCCGGGGCTCTACAGAAAAGGACTAAAAGTAGCCACTGAAGATGTACACTGGGTGAGACCAGACCTTCAGTTAGCAGTTGGAGAAAGCAAAGATTTTGACGTCAGAATAAGGTATCGTCAGAACTTAGAAAAAGGCACTTTATATATGCGTGAAGATGGGCTATATGTCATCTTTGACACCCCTCAGAAAGCCATTGCTCCAGGGCAGTTTGTAGTCTGGTATGAAGATGAAGAACTAATAGGATCCGGTGTAATAGGATAA